The sequence below is a genomic window from Ornithobacterium rhinotracheale.
TTTACAATCTCTAAAATTGATGATTCCGCCGTATTCTTTGTCCCAGCCCCAGTCCCAACTCCAGTCGAGAATTTTTAATCCTAAATCAGTCAGTTTTTTATCCCAATTTCGGTTTTTGGCTTCTTCGAGAATAAACCAAGCTGTTTCTATACAATGGCCTGGATTGATTAATCTTCCTGCGTTGGTATCAATAAATTCGCCGTTTTCGCCCACTACCTCGAGCAAGGCTTTAAATTCTGGTTTTAAAAAATCTCGCTCCAAAATTTTGATAGAATCATCTATTTGCTGATTCAGTGCATCATCTTGAATCGCTAAACGAATACGAGATGCGGTGTTGATGAGAATCATAATGATTGAATGCCCTTTCATTGGCAAAGTATCGGTGTATTTAGGCTCGAGAATGCCGGGCGTGGTCAAGAATCTTTGCATTTCCTTGAACAAGTGCAAGGCTTTGTGCGCGTACTCTTCTTGCCCTGAGGCAATTGCGTATTCTGCGAATGCTATTGCTGCGAATGATTCGGAGAATACATAGCGGCGTTTTCTGAGTGGGCGGCCATCTTCGGTAACTTCAAAAAACATTCTGCCATCGGTATCAAAACAATGGTTTTCTAAAAATTCTACGCAAGTTTTAGAGGCAGCTAAGTATGCAGGATTTGGCTCAATCTGGTTGTATGCCATCGCTGCGATAAATCCGAAACGCCCTTGAAACCATACGGATTTTGTAGTATCCATCAAACTCCCATCTTGGTTAAGGCAAGTGTACAAGCCTCCGTGTTTTCGATCGATTCCGTTGTTTAGCCAAAAGGGCAAAATATCTCGTGTAAGTTGCTCTTTATAAGACTTTTGCCAATCGTTTAAATATTGTTTCGCATTCATTTCATGAAATTTTAATCGGGTAAAGATACATTTTTTTAATTTTTTATGAAATGATAAAATTCTTGTTTTTAAATCTATTTTTTAATTTTTTCGCCACATACTTTGCAATATCTTGCATCTTTGTCATTATCATGATTTCCGCAACGATCGCAGATCAA
It includes:
- a CDS encoding AGE family epimerase/isomerase gives rise to the protein MNAKQYLNDWQKSYKEQLTRDILPFWLNNGIDRKHGGLYTCLNQDGSLMDTTKSVWFQGRFGFIAAMAYNQIEPNPAYLAASKTCVEFLENHCFDTDGRMFFEVTEDGRPLRKRRYVFSESFAAIAFAEYAIASGQEEYAHKALHLFKEMQRFLTTPGILEPKYTDTLPMKGHSIIMILINTASRIRLAIQDDALNQQIDDSIKILERDFLKPEFKALLEVVGENGEFIDTNAGRLINPGHCIETAWFILEEAKNRNWDKKLTDLGLKILDWSWDWGWDKEYGGIINFRDCKNLPCQDYAQDMKFWWPQTEAIIATLYAYLATGDEKYLQRHQQISEWTYKHFPDEKYGEWYGYLHRDGSVAQPAKGNIFKGPFHIPRMMIYGNLLCNEILKTI